From one Musa acuminata AAA Group cultivar baxijiao chromosome BXJ2-6, Cavendish_Baxijiao_AAA, whole genome shotgun sequence genomic stretch:
- the LOC135613842 gene encoding uncharacterized protein LOC135613842: MVQTIIPIVSQRTTLHVAHPSQQQETHDRTHIPLSELPGSPQNPITRPGSREAEDTASHPGREAPSADSTNALRAQLRLVSQRLDEVQQEVRKSKGELGTDGQQGSPFTPEIQDQAIPSHFRLPSLDTYDGAADPADHVAAFRAQMALYGTSDALMCRAFPTTLRGPTRAWYGGLRAGTITSFDQLAKDFELSFLAYARPKPSAALLLGLNQGEDEPLSLFVNRFMTQIRGLSDAHPSLLMQAFMTGLRPSRFFWSLVERPPAAIPEMIQRAGQFIAAKTWMAGKREEHKKVKTEPPRQQQPIASRRKLDRSDPRPPSPTLNSSRTEIFLHEKGKGLLTEPHPMRSPRELADRSKYYRFHRQHGHDTEQCRELKRQIEEPIRRGHLGHYLLPNKEPSPHPGGPIERHIDVIAGGPASGGGSMLGRKAYARAAPDVTPGHGPEPEITFPTGVSRQPEHDDALVISARVANAQVKRIMVDTGSSADILYFDAFQKLGLAKESMRPMGSAFTEFTGDSISPLGAITLPLTLGIPPRSKTVMTTFLVVDLPTAYNAILGRPTLDKVRAVVSTYYQTIKFPTHAGVGEVIGSPRESRRCYLTAVSLHKRTRVEPPLEDPRETKRPAPHPEPKGPTIDVPLQEARPDQTVKVGSELPEQEREQLAASYGKTPTSSLGPRLI, from the coding sequence atggtgcagaccatcatcccgattGTCTCGCAGCGAACCACTCTGCACGTGGCTCACCCTTCACAGCAGCAGGAAACCCACGACCGCACTCACATACCCCTCTCCGAGCTCCCTGGCTCGCCTCAGAACCCGATAACTCGGCCCGGGAGCCGGGAGGCAGAAGACACAGCGAGCCACCCCGGGCGCGAGGCTCCGTCTGCCGACTCCACGAATGCCCTAAGAGCCCAGCtacgcctcgtcagtcaaagactcgacgaggtacaacaggaagtccgTAAGTCGAAAGGAGAGCTCGGGACGGACGGGCAGCAAGGatccccgttcacccccgagatccAAGACCAGGCGATCCCATCACATTTCCGCCTCCCCTCGTTGGACACGTATGACGGTGCTGCCGACCCAGcagaccacgtggccgcttttcgcgcccagatggcgctatacgggacttccgatgctttgatgtgcagggcgttcccgacaaccCTGCGGGGTCCGACCCGCGCATGGTATGGCGGCCTGAGGGCCGGGACCATCacctccttcgaccaactcgccaAAGACTTCGAGCTTAGCTTCCTGGCTTACGCTCGACCAAAACCGTCCGCAgcattgctcctcggactcaatcaaggggaggacgagcccctctcccttttTGTGAACCGCTTTATGACACAAATCCGCGGActatcggatgctcacccctctctactgatgcaggcgttcatgacaggcctgcggccctcccggttcttctggtctctcgtggagcgaccccctgcTGCGATCCCCGAAATGATTCAACGTGCTGGCCAATTTATCGCCGCGAAGACATGGATGGCTGGAAAGCGGGAAGAGCACAAAAAAGTCAAAACGGAGCCGCCCCGACAACAGCAGCCCATCGCCTCCCGACGCAAGTTGGATAGGTCTGACCCAAGACCTCCTTCCCCCACCTTGAATTCCTCACGGACGGAAATATTTCTCCACGAGAAGGGGAAGGGACTACTCACGGAGCcccacccgatgaggagcccacGAGAACTCGCGGACCGCTCAAAATACTACCGATTCCATCGGCAGCATGGGCATGACACCGAGCAGTGTCGTGAGCTAAAAAGGCAGATCGAGGAGCCCATCCGCCGAGGGCATCTCGGCCACTACCTTCTGCCGAACAAGGAGCCATCGCCTCACCCCGGGGGCCCCATCGAGAGACACATTGATGTAATCGCTGGCGGCCCCGCATCAGGAGGGGGCTCCATGTTAGGGAGAAAGGCATACGCCCGAGCCGCTCCTGATGTGACCCCTGGGCACGGGCCCGAGCCTGAAatcaccttcccgaccggggtCTCCAGGCAGCCCGAGCACGACGACGCCCTCGTAATATCAGCAAGGGTGGCCAACGCGCAGGTGaagaggatcatggtcgacacggggagttcagccgacatactctactttgacgccttccagaagctcggctTAGCCAAGGAAAGCATGCGCCCAATGGGTTCAGCGTTCACTGAgttcacgggagattcaatatcaccTTTGGGGGCTATCACTTTGCCTTTAACCCTGGGGATCCCGCCAAGGTCAAAAACGGTGATGACCACCTttttggtggtcgaccttcctaCGGCCTACAATGCCATACTGGGACGGCCGACCCTCGATAaagtcagagccgtcgtctcgacctactaccaaaccatTAAGTTCCCGACTCACGCAGGGGTCGGAGAAGTCAtcggaagcccccgagagtccaggcggtgctacctaacTGCCGTTTCGCTACACAAGAGGACCAGGGTCGAGCCACCGCTGGAGGACCCACGGGAGACAAAAAGGCCGGCCCCTCATCCCGAGCCGAAGGGGCCCACCATTGATGTGCCGTTACAAGAAGCTCGACCCGACCAAACGGTCAAGGTGGGTTCGGAGCTACCCGAACAGGAACGAGAGCAGCTCGCGGCCTCCTACGGGaaaacgccgacatcttcgcttggtcCCCGTCTGATATGA